From the Vibrio vulnificus CMCP6 genome, the window CGTAATAGTTCCAGTAGAGGCTGTTTTCGCGTAGCAGACTGAACGTCACACTTAACGAACGACCATCCATGTAACCTTTGGCGTTATTTTGCAGCTCAATGGCACTAATGATGGTGTCATTAATGTAAGCACCCACTTCGCCTGGTTGGGAGAAATCGAGTAGCGTTGTAAAGAAGGTCGCTGACTTTATGCGCTTTTTCATGCGCTTCGCCGCATAGTAACCAACCGTACACGCCAATACAGTGCCACCAATGCAGTAACCCGCTGCGTTAATCTGCTCTTGACCCGTAATTTCTTCAATCGCAGTCACAGCCTTGACGACCCCTTCGGTCACATAATCCCCGAACTCGACATTGGCTTGCGCTTTACCCGGGTTTTTCCACGACATCATAAACACGCTGTGGCCTTGTTCTAGCAGCCAGCGAACCATGGAGTTTTTGGCCGTGAGATCAAGGATATAGTATTTATTAATGAAGGGAGGAACGATCAAAAGCGGAGTGGCGTTCACTTGCTCTGTCAACGGACGATATTGAATCAATTCAAACAGATCATTTTGGAAAACGATGTCACCCGCCGTTGTCGCAATGTCTTCACCAATGCGAAATGCATTGTTGTTGGTCATGCGAATTTTGAGAATGTCTGCGCTCGACTCAACGTCTTCTCTCAGCAGTTCCATCCCCGCGAGTAAGTTTTCACCATTTTTTTCGATCGTCAATTTCAACAACTCTGGGTTGGTCGCGATGAAGTTTGATGGAGAAAGTGCGTTAATGGCTTGACGAGAGAAAAAGCTAATGCGCTCTTTGGTTTTTTCATCCAGACCTTCTATAGCGTCAATGGTATCCATATAGGTCTTGCTGAATAAAAGGTAAGACTGTTTGATAAAGCTATACATAGCTTCGGACTGCCACGCTTCGTTTGAGAAACGCTTATCCCCTTTGTCCGCTTCAATGATACTTTGAGTATTGCCAGATAGTGCAACATTCTGCCAAATTTGCAGTTGTTGCTCCCACCACTGCGTTTGCAGTTGCAGAATGGCTTGTGGTTGATTCGCCGCTTTTTCAAAGAATTTCGCGGTATCCTCAAAGTTCACTTCTTGCATTGCCTTGTTTAAAGGAGAATTGACGGCTGCCTTGCCAACTTCAAAATCCTGCCACCACTGTTGATTGGTCTCTTGGAGCTTAACAAGATAGTCCGAAAAGAAGTGCTGTAACATAATGGTACTCCCTGATTCGGAAAAAAACGCCGCCTAACTGGCGGCGTAATAGTGGGACTAGTTACGCTGGGGTAACAGTCTTAAGGTTTTCCGAAGTTAGCTTCTCAACGTCGTCTTTGAACTCTTTAGCAATCGCTTGAAGTTTATTGCTGTCGTCTAGCATCTGCTGAGAAAGCTTAGTCAGTACATTCAGTTGTTGACCGTTAAAAGAAGCCAATGACGTCACATCTTTCACTTCAGATGCCGCTTTCATTTGCGCTAGACCCATTTCGCTGTATGTGCGAATCGCGTTTAGCTGAAGCTCTGTCAGTACTTCAACATTTTTTGTCACAAGCTTGTTGAACTTGAAGTATGGCTGAAGATTTTTTTCTGTTTGATCACTGAAAGTTTTGAAAAAATCCGTATACATTGTGTGTCTCCTAACAATTGTAGATGTTGTTTAATCCGTATTACTTAACTGCTTTCACAATCACTGCCGTTCCCATACCGCCACCAACACATAGTGACGCAACGCCATACTGACCGTTTTGTTTTTGAAGCTCATGAATTAACGTCACGAGAATTCGGTTACCCGACGCACCTAGTGGATGCCCTAACGCGATTGCACCACCATTCGGGTTCGCTTTGTCTTGAATCGATGTCACTGGCACTTGGTGTTTATCGGCAAGCTGATGAATCACGCCTAGTGCTTGTGCGGCAAAGGCTTCATTCAACTCATACACATCAATGTCTGCTGTATTCAGTTGTGCTTTTTCAAGCGCTTTGCTAACCGCCTCAACAGGACCTAAGCCCATGATTTTTGGGTCAAGGCCAGACTGTGCGTAACTCACCACTTCTGCGATAGGTTGCAAACCGTATTCTTTCACTGCTTGCTCGGATGCCAGAATGACGGCACTCGCCCCATCATTAATGCCAGAAGCATTGCCCGCAGTGACCGTGCCTTCTTTATCAAAGGCAGGGCGTAACCCTTTTAGCGCTTCAAGCGTTGCGTTGGCTTTTGGATATTCATCGGTATCAAACGTCACTGTTTGGCGACGTACGGTCACTTCAACGGGCACAATTTCGTCTTTAAATTTGCCAGCTTCTATCGCCGCTACTGCTTTCTGTTGACTCGCCAATGCATATTCATCTTGCTGATCACGAGTAATGCCCACTTCTTTCGCGACATTTTCTGCTGTAACGCCCATATGGTATTGATTGAAAACATCAGTCAAACCATCAGCAATCAGCAAATCTTGCAGTGCCATATGGCCCATCTTGTTGCCATCACGAACGTTTGCAGGTACTGTAAATGGGATTTGTGACATCACTTCGACACCAGCAGCAACCACCACTTTTGCGTCGCCACTGCGAATATGAGAAACGCCATCCATGACGGTTTTCATGCCACTGCCACACACCATATTGAGGGTGTAAGCCGGAACTTCTGCTGGAATACCTGCTAGGATTGCGGCTTGACGGCCAATGCCCATACCTTGCGCAGCACTCACCACATTACCCACGATCACTTCATCAATCAGTGAAGCATCCACTTTGGCTTGTTCAATTGCACCTTTGATGGCAACAGATGCCAATTCTCCAGCTGCTACCGTTTTCAACGAGCCGCCAAAAGCGCCAATCGGGGTACGTTTGGCCGCAACAATAAATACTTTTTCCATCTCAACATCCCTTTAATGCATGTATAAGCCGCCGTTTACCGACAGCGTTTCACCAGTAATGTATGCGCCTGCATCGCTCACCAAGAAAGCAACCGCTTTGGCGATTTCTTCTGGTGTTGCCAGTCTTTGCATAGGAATTTGAGATTTGATGCCTTCGAGCACTTCATCGCGCATTTGCTCGACCATCGGTGTAGCGGTGTAACCTGGAGCAACGACATTGACCGTCACACCACTGCGGGCACCTTCGTAAGCGAGGGCTTTGGAAAAGCCGATCATGCCAGCTTTAGCCGCAGAATAGTTAGCTTGACCAAACTGACCTTTAAGGCCATTTACAGAAGAAATATTGATCACTCGACCCCCCCCTTTTTCGCACATGGCGGCAAAGAGCGGTTGAGTCACGTTGAACACACTGTTGAGGTTAGTATTAATGACATCAAACCAAGATTGCGGGGTCATTTTCTTAAACACCCCATCACGAGTAATACCGGCATTATTGACGACGACGTCGATCGTCCCCTCTTCTTCCAGTAACTTACTCAAGCGGTCGGCACACTCTTCTGTATTCGTCACATCCAGTTCAAATAAGCGGACCTGATCTTCTGTAAAGCCTTTTTCATTAAACCAATCTAACGCACATTGATGATTTCCCGTGTAATAAGTAGCAATAAACGGTAACCATTTTCAACAAGTTGGGAAGAAATTGCAGAACCAATCCCGCCTTTTGATCCAGTGATCAAAGCGACTTTTTTCATCTAAGAACTCCATTCTTAACAGCAAAAAATTTAGCGCACATCCATTGGCAAATAATACCAACTGACAAATTAAATATTATTCAATGTGTCTTCACTGACACTTATCTATATATTTAAGCTAACTTAGAAATGTGACATTTCAAATAAAATTTGAAAAATTGCGCATAAGGTTGAGCTAGATCCCATAAGGAATGAAATGTTATAAAAAGGTTAATGACGACGATAAGTATTTTAAAACAATAACTTACAACGACTCACTTTTGAGATATGCAATTGTAAGCATTTGTTAGGAAAGGGATTTTCTCTTTTTGCGTGTTACATAACAGATATGAACAGAAACTCAGACATTATACTTAAGTATAAATAAATCAATAAACACAGTGCTATTTAATGATAAACAACAAAATTAAGTTCTCTTTCATACTAATGGAACATATATATATTTCCATTTTTTTGCTCGCATAAAATAAAAGCCACAATTATCTGTGGCTTTTATTTTTAGTCTTGTTGGTTTATTCCAAAGTTATTATTAACTTCGAATAAAGATGCTGCTCTTTTATGGTGCAGTGTCCACTGTACTGGTAAATAGTGCTCCGGTTTTAAATGCAGCCATTCTGGCAACACGGTACCGATCGAGATAGATGACCATGTACCCGATAGCACACCAATAAACATCGCGGTCGAGAAGCCTCCAATGCATTACCGCCCATAAACCATAGTGCGGCAATCGTAATTAAGGTGGTTCCCGATGTCACCATTGTGCGCGAGAAGGTTCCTAGTACCGCTTGGTCGTTAATGTTTTCCGTGGTTTCATTCTGTTTGGCAATCAGCAATTCTCGTATCCGGTCCGCAATGATAATTGAGTCGTTCAATGAATAACCAAGGATAGCGAGTATGGCGGCAAATACCGTTAGGTTGAACTCCATTTGTGTGATCGCAAAAAAACCCAACACAAGCACCACATCGTGAAGCAGTGCGAGTAGAGAACCACTCGCTAAGCGCCATTCAAAACGGAAACAAAGATACCCGAGAATACACAAGATGCTGATCAACAACGCCATACCACCTTGATCAACAAGATCTTGGCCAACTTGCGAGCCGACTACGCTGTTGCTGATGGTGGTGACATGATGAGACACACCATCTAACACTTGCTGAATGTTTGGTGCTTGAGTTTCCCCTTCAGGAAGAGAGTAACGAATAATCCATCTCCCCTCTTCACCCGATTTAGTGACCGTTGTTGACTCACCTAATACGGGTTTTAATTGATCCAGAAGTTGGTGATTGGTTAACCCTGCGTCCAACTTCACTTCGGTCACCATCCCTCCAGTAAAGTCCAGACCTAAATTTAAGCCACGCAGGCCCAATGCCACTAAAGAGACCACCATCAACGCCAAGGAAATCACGCTGGTTAGGTAGCGGATAGCGCGGATGTGTTTTTTCATAAATTCAACCATGGTTATACCCTCACATTACGACGACTATCTTTACCCCACACCAAATTGATCATGGCGCGAGAGGCAAACACTCCAGTAAACATACTGGTTAAAAGCCCTAGACCTAACGTTAAGGCAAAACCTTGGATCGGTCCGTTACCGATGGCATACAGCACAACAGCAGTAATCATGGTCGTAATGTTGGCATCGAGAATGGTGGCAAACGCGCTGTCAAAGCCGCTATCGATGGCCTGCGCTAAACTGCGTCCTTCTCGCATCTTATCTTTGATTCGCTCAAAAATAATCACGTTCGTATCCACGGCCATACCAACGGTCAACACCAGACCTGCGATCCCAGGTAAGGTTAATACGGCCCCCGGTAGCAGGGCGATTAGGCCAAGCAAACAAAGCATGTTTGCAACAAGTGCAACGTTTGCAACCCAGCCTAAACGGCGATACCACAGCGCCATAAACGTCAGTGTTAAGCCCATACCGAGAGCAAGTGCCGCAAAGCCATTTTGGATGTTTTCAGCCCCCAATGAGGCGCCAATGGTGCGCTCTTCAACAATCGAAACTGGCGCAGTCAACGAACCAGCACGAAGCAATAACGCAAGTTGTTGCGCTTCATCCATGCTGCCTGCACCAGTAATACGGAACTGGCTGCCTAATTGTGACTGAATGGTGGCAACGCTAATCACGCGCTCACTACGAGCAATATCACCATTTTCTTGAGTGGTGTATTCACGATAAACGGTAGCCATTGGCTTACCAATGTGAGTGGCGGAAAAATCGCTCATCTTCTTGCCACCAGCGTGATCCAAAGAGATGTTGACTTCCGACATGCCCATCTTGTCGACACCAGCTCGTGCATTGACAATATGCTCACCCGTTAACACCGGTCTCTTTTCAAGCACGACGGAGCGGCCATCGGCGTCTTGCAGCACCAAATCATCACCACTTCTGGCATCACTTGGTGATTTGACGGAATAGAATGCTAGGCTCGCCGTTGCACCAATCACGTTCTTCGCTTGCGCTGGATCTTGCACACCGGGTAACTCAATACGAATGCTGTGAGCGCCTTGACGTTGAACCAACGCTTCAGTAATACCAAGCTCTTCAATTCGACCACGCATGATCTTCAAGTTTTGCTGGAGGGTTGTGGTTTGAAACTCCGCAGCATAAGCATCCGAAGGCTTCACTTCCAATGAGTCGGAATGGGTGCGAACTTGCCAGTTAGGATAGTTGCTGCGTAGATAGTTGCTCACTTTTTCCAACGCCATCGCGTTGTCGCTTTGTACGGCCAGTTGGGCAGTGTCTGTATTGCGAACCTGAACGCCACGAAGTTTTTCCGTGCGCAGCATTGCACGAATTTCATCCGATAAAACATCACGTTGTTCATCGAACGCTTTATCTACATCGACGTTAAGTAAAAATTGCACACCACCGCGTAAGTCTAGGCCCAACTTGATAGGGTTGAATCCCATATCAGAAAGCCATTGCGGTGCCACAGAAACATAAGAAAAGCTGATGTTGGCATCATCACCAAGAGTGTTGTCTAAAATTTTTCTCGCTTGGCTTTGCGCATTTTCATCAGAGAAAACTAAGGTCGTCACGCCTTCTTTTTCTGTCACTTTGTCGACTGAAACCGATTGATGCTCAAGCAAGCCTTTTAGCTGTACAACGTCGTAATGCTCGGTTGTCGGCCCTTTGGCGTTATTTTGATAAGAAATTTGGATAGAAGGCTGTTCACCAAACCATGTTGGAATTGCGCTTAACGTTAAAATAACCAGTGTCGTAATCAACACCACGTATTTCCAAGCGGAATAGTGGTTAAGCAACTTCTGCGCTGCTTTATGTTTTTTTGTCATAGAGTTCCCCTCCGTCGCAAAAGACAGAGTTAATACAGTCAAAATAAAATGTGTTTTTGTTGGACTGAGTTACGAGAACTGACTATTGAGTGCCACATACATGGCATTGGTTTCTTTCCAACCCGCTAAGCGATGATTGGCGACGTAGTGATACTGAGTCTGAAGTGCTTTACGAGCAATGGCACAGAAAACATTGACATGAACGTTTGGTAGCGCATCTGGGCTTGCGTGCCCATCGCCAAACATCAAAGGCGTTGTGTCGGATGCGTTTTCTTCTCGCTGAGAGACGTTCCAGCGACCTGCGTTGAGAATACCTGCAGCGTCTGTTTTGAAGTGGGATTCTGATACTGGCAGTGGTGAAGAGTCTGATTCTTCGCTCTGCGTTGTTTCTTGTGTCGTGTGGCCGATTTGGTGTTTGAGCACCGTAAATTGACCATTTGATGCATGATTACGCTGATTGCTCTCTGCAATAGATGCAATCACTTCCACTGGCATCATCACCAATGTAAGCAGTAAAGCAAATAATCGCAGTAAGCTGTTGTGCATAACTCTTCTCTGAAGATCAAAAAGAGCAGGCAAGTTTGCCTGCTCTCGCATAGTATGCCCGGATGTGATTTAGCTCAACTAAAAAGTTCTAAAAGTTAACCCTATAAAAGCCGACCGACCAATAAGGTACGCTGATTATCGATAAAAAATCTCGCCCGTTTGTACATCGAGATAAATCTTGTTTTCTTGGGCTAACCCCCCGCAGTAGATGAAATAGACATCCCTATTCTGAAACGTCACCGATCGCACCCAACCACCTAGCTCCTCAAAGTCCTCGGGTTTGCAGGTACCGTCGTTAAGCAACATCTGAGTGTATTTTCGATAAACATCGCGATGTTCTTTTAAATCATCAGACTTAACAAGGTAACCATCTAAGATCTCTAAGCGCTCCATTTCTTCGATGACCGGTTTCGCGTCAGAGAGCTTTGTCATGTCGACCCACTCTGCCCTTTCTTCACCACCCTCTTCGTAAACTAGATAGTCGGAAATTCTTCCCCAGCCATTTTGCTTTTCAAGAATGGTGATCTTCTCGCCTTTATACAACGCATCAATAATCAGCGCTTGCGGCTCCGGTTTATTCCTCACATCAATTCGGCGCTCAATAACGTAATAGTCGGTGATTTCAGGCTCGGGGGCTGGCAGTTCCATGATTGGCTGTGGTTTTTCGGGGACAATTGGCTCCTCTACCGTTTCAACATTTTCTTCATCATCTGGCTGCATAAAGAAAACGTAGTAACCTGCCCCACCACCAATCAGCAGTAAAACAACAATCAATATGATCATGATTTTCTTCATGGATTCTTACCACCCTTCTTATGACTCAATGGTTTGGGCTTGCTAAACGGATGTCTATTTTGCCAGTTATTTGAGTATCGTTCTAATTAAGCACACCAATAGTTCTCACAAAATCACATATACTGTATAGCACAGCCCACCATTTACTCTCGATTATGGTTAAGTGCGCTCTGATTGCATTATCATTGATGGTGTTTTCTATCCCTCTCACTGCAGCGAGTCAGTGTAATCCGCATGGCTGGAAAACATTGCAGGACAACCAAATCGAACTTGAAGGCTATTACAATACAAGAGCCACGCAATACAACACGTTACTCGCCATCCATAAACAACGTCGGCTACTCTCACAACAATTTACCTTAGATGAGTTGGTCCAACTGTGGAACCACGCGGACAGAGTCCACTATCGCGAATTTGAGCAGCAGATACGTAGTGCTCGGCAATACGCCAACGCCGTCAGCTCTCTCAAAGATCAGTTGATTGAGAAAAAAACGCAAGCACTAAGCATAGGAAGCCAGTGGTACTCCATGGCTAACGCCTGTAAACAAGCTAAGAGAACCGCCAACTTTAATTCCGCGCTTTGGTATAGTGCTTCATCCAACGATCTGGCTAACGATTTCTCTCATTTAGAACAAAAATTCACCCAACTCGGAAAAATCTATGAGAAAGAAGCACGCCAACTAGAGACCGCACAACTCTATGCTGAGCAGGCAAAGTAACTTAGAAGATCACCGACTCATATGTGCGCAAATTTTAAGCAAACAGATGAAAAATAGCGACGCAGCTCACAATAATTCTTTACTTATGCCGATTTTTTGAGTAATTTACTATTCATAAATTTTCATAAAACATAACAATTGGCTGGTGAAAATGCAAAACGACATGGTTTTCAAGTGGTTGAGTCACATGGATAGTCAAAACGTTACAAAGAGCAAGTTACTTTCAGTAGTTAGGCACGTCAAAGAGTATGGATCAATTAACGATCTCGAGTTATGTAAGATCTTTGGCGAGACCATTTGGAGTGATGGGGGCGAATATCATTCAGCTGCTTTCTCATTCCGAATTGATCAACAAACCGGCAATTGCGAGATCTCTCAAATTCGCAGCTATTAAGAAACAGTTACTAAAGCGGAGCCCAAAAGGCTCCGTTTTTTATTGCTCAATCGATGTCACAATCTATCTTTGTGTAACAGAGAGATGCCGTCATCACGGTGGCGAGACAATCAACTCAGTTAACTTAATGAGTAGATCGGCACTCGTTGTGACTCTTTTACCTTGCGGATAGCCAAATGAGTATGGATATCCTTAACGTTTTGTAGACGTTGTAGCTTACGAGTAAAAAGCTCATAACCTTCCAGATCCCTCGCCACCACTTCCAGCAAATAATCATACGCGCCAGACACTACATGGCAACTGACCACTTCATCCATGGCCACAATAGCTTGCTCAAAATCGTCAATCGAAGCGACTTGGTGATTGTTTAAACTTACTTCGACAAACACACTCATAGCGATCCCAACTCGTTCACGAGCCACTGAAGCATGATAGCCACGAATAATTTTATCTTTCTCTAGCCTCTTAATGCGACGTGCACAAGGCGAGGGAGAGAGCCCCACCTCCTCGGCAATTTCCGCAGCCGTCAATTGGGCATTTTTTTGCAGCAATTCCAAAATTCGTTTATCAATCCTATCCATTACCTTGCCATTTATCATCACTAGACCAAGAACAATTAGCAATTTTTGGCATTTATATAATAACTAAAGACATATTTTGCCAAAAAACATTACTAACAATAGCTGATAATTAACATTTATTTAACTTATTTCTTCGCAAGGTATTTTATGTTGCTTGGGTATCTGGCTATTGGTGCCACCTTACTGCTTTGGTCGGGCTTTTTTCTCTCTCTGAAAGGTGGAGCAATCTCTGCATTGCAACCTGCGGATATCGCATTTACTCGCTTTGTTGTTCCTATGATTTGCCTGTTGCCGATTGTGGTTAGAACAAGGCGAAGCGTCGCTTCTGTGCCATTTCGTTATTGGCTCGGCATGTTTGTAGGAAGCGGCTTGCCTTATTTGCTTGTGGCAGGAACTGCGATGCAGTTCGTTCCTGTATCGCACGGCAGCGCACTCGTGCCAGGCACTCTTCCCCTATTTGTTACTGGCATTGCTGTCTTGCTCTTTAAGCAACCGTTAAGCCAACACCGTGTTATTGGCCTTAGCTTGGTGGTCGTTGGGATTGGTTTATTTCTTGTCCCTCATTTGGGTCTTTATCAAAATCAACTTAACGCCAACGGTCAGGAAACCACAGGGCATTTATTGTTCCTAGTGGGCAGTTTGATGTGGGCAATATTTACCATTTGCGCTCGAGTCGCTAACCTCAATCCTCTTGTTGCATCTGGTGTGATCGCTTTCGCTTCGATGCTGTTACTAGCCATATTGGTTAATTTGGGCATGCTGGATAGCTATCTCCTTAACACATCAATCCGCCAATGGCCTTGGTATGAACTCTTTGGACATCTGCTTGTTCAGGGTATTGGAGCAGGTTTGTTAGCCGCGTTCACTTACCTATACGCCGTTAAAATTCTCGGCGCAGAGCGCAGTGCGGCATTTGGCAGTGCGACCCCGGTATTAGCAACTCTCTTGGCGATTCCTATTTTTGGTGAGTATCCAGATCCCCTAACTTGGATTGCCCTGTTCGTGGTCAGCTGCGGAAGTCTCATTGCAAGTAATGTATTTATGCGGCATGACTCATCAATGGACTACCGACCACCACAACACCATCAAGTCAAACCATCAAGTGAAAGCTCGGTACCTTAACTCTTAACTCTTAACTCTCAACTCTGGGCTTCGTAACAGTTCACGAAACATGACAAAAGTCGCCCGCATCGCAGTGATGCCCTTTGTATATCAGGCCCCGAGGTTTATAGTTTAGGGAGTTGATTTTGAAAGTGAAGAAAGATGCCTTCGACTTACACCAAGGATGATATCCACCGGTTTGTAAAACCGGGGATGCGACTCAATGCGACCTTTGAATTTGGCCCACAAGACTCATTAACCTTGCCTGCGTTTTTTGTTGGCCTAAAAGCTGGTCAGTATTTGATCATCGACTTAGCGGATAAGGAAGAACTGCTCCTGCGCAAACTCGACAACGTCGATGTGATTTTACGCGGGATCGCGGATACGGAACTTGGCCATGTGGTTGCCTTTAAAACCAGCGTATTATCGACCATCAGCAAACCAGACTTCTTGCTGTTTCTCCGCTTTCCGGCCACGTTGGCAACCAAACCCATTCGTGAACACGAACGGTATAAGATCGATCTGGCATGCACCCTCAATCACAATGGAAACTTGTATGAAGGCCGTATGAGTGATTTTTCACTCTCTGGTTGTGCCTTCTTTACGCTTGTCGAACCCGAATTTAAAAAAGGCGACATCGTGAAGCTTGAGTCCACCCTGAATCGTTTTCTTTCAGCAGACAACGGAGCAAAAGTGGCCAGCATTCGTAAACTTGCCAATGGTTGGTCAATCGGAATTAAGTTTGAGAAGTCGGTTTTACTTAGCCAAGAGCTGAAAAGAGAGCTACTTGAACTCTCTTTTCATGCCGGATTATTAGGCTAATGTTCTACCCAATAGTGTGCTTTGAAGTGTAATAACTCATCGTGCAACTCTTGCTCTTTAATGGGTTTCACAATCACTCGATTGGCCC encodes:
- a CDS encoding PilZ domain-containing protein — protein: MPSTYTKDDIHRFVKPGMRLNATFEFGPQDSLTLPAFFVGLKAGQYLIIDLADKEELLLRKLDNVDVILRGIADTELGHVVAFKTSVLSTISKPDFLLFLRFPATLATKPIREHERYKIDLACTLNHNGNLYEGRMSDFSLSGCAFFTLVEPEFKKGDIVKLESTLNRFLSADNGAKVASIRKLANGWSIGIKFEKSVLLSQELKRELLELSFHAGLLG
- the phaC gene encoding class I poly(R)-hydroxyalkanoic acid synthase; its protein translation is MLQHFFSDYLVKLQETNQQWWQDFEVGKAAVNSPLNKAMQEVNFEDTAKFFEKAANQPQAILQLQTQWWEQQLQIWQNVALSGNTQSIIEADKGDKRFSNEAWQSEAMYSFIKQSYLLFSKTYMDTIDAIEGLDEKTKERISFFSRQAINALSPSNFIATNPELLKLTIEKNGENLLAGMELLREDVESSADILKIRMTNNNAFRIGEDIATTAGDIVFQNDLFELIQYRPLTEQVNATPLLIVPPFINKYYILDLTAKNSMVRWLLEQGHSVFMMSWKNPGKAQANVEFGDYVTEGVVKAVTAIEEITGQEQINAAGYCIGGTVLACTVGYYAAKRMKKRIKSATFFTTLLDFSQPGEVGAYINDTIISAIELQNNAKGYMDGRSLSVTFSLLRENSLYWNYYVDNYLKGSSPVDFDLLYWNSDSTNVAAATHNFMLRELYLNNKLVQDKGVKIGGVWIDLDKIRIPSYFISTKEDHIALWQGTYRGALNMGGNKTFVLGESGHIAGIVNPPAKNKYGFWVNDNLDESADEWLSNAQHKEGSWWTHWDQWLTQFNPAEKVLPYRQGSEANPVIDIAPGQYVKQVLPITE
- a CDS encoding SH3 domain-containing protein yields the protein MKKIMIILIVVLLLIGGGAGYYVFFMQPDDEENVETVEEPIVPEKPQPIMELPAPEPEITDYYVIERRIDVRNKPEPQALIIDALYKGEKITILEKQNGWGRISDYLVYEEGGEERAEWVDMTKLSDAKPVIEEMERLEILDGYLVKSDDLKEHRDVYRKYTQMLLNDGTCKPEDFEELGGWVRSVTFQNRDVYFIYCGGLAQENKIYLDVQTGEIFYR
- a CDS encoding Lrp/AsnC family transcriptional regulator, encoding MDRIDKRILELLQKNAQLTAAEIAEEVGLSPSPCARRIKRLEKDKIIRGYHASVARERVGIAMSVFVEVSLNNHQVASIDDFEQAIVAMDEVVSCHVVSGAYDYLLEVVARDLEGYELFTRKLQRLQNVKDIHTHLAIRKVKESQRVPIYSLS
- a CDS encoding DMT family transporter — protein: MLLGYLAIGATLLLWSGFFLSLKGGAISALQPADIAFTRFVVPMICLLPIVVRTRRSVASVPFRYWLGMFVGSGLPYLLVAGTAMQFVPVSHGSALVPGTLPLFVTGIAVLLFKQPLSQHRVIGLSLVVVGIGLFLVPHLGLYQNQLNANGQETTGHLLFLVGSLMWAIFTICARVANLNPLVASGVIAFASMLLLAILVNLGMLDSYLLNTSIRQWPWYELFGHLLVQGIGAGLLAAFTYLYAVKILGAERSAAFGSATPVLATLLAIPIFGEYPDPLTWIALFVVSCGSLIASNVFMRHDSSMDYRPPQHHQVKPSSESSVP
- the secD gene encoding protein translocase subunit SecD; protein product: MTKKHKAAQKLLNHYSAWKYVVLITTLVILTLSAIPTWFGEQPSIQISYQNNAKGPTTEHYDVVQLKGLLEHQSVSVDKVTEKEGVTTLVFSDENAQSQARKILDNTLGDDANISFSYVSVAPQWLSDMGFNPIKLGLDLRGGVQFLLNVDVDKAFDEQRDVLSDEIRAMLRTEKLRGVQVRNTDTAQLAVQSDNAMALEKVSNYLRSNYPNWQVRTHSDSLEVKPSDAYAAEFQTTTLQQNLKIMRGRIEELGITEALVQRQGAHSIRIELPGVQDPAQAKNVIGATASLAFYSVKSPSDARSGDDLVLQDADGRSVVLEKRPVLTGEHIVNARAGVDKMGMSEVNISLDHAGGKKMSDFSATHIGKPMATVYREYTTQENGDIARSERVISVATIQSQLGSQFRITGAGSMDEAQQLALLLRAGSLTAPVSIVEERTIGASLGAENIQNGFAALALGMGLTLTFMALWYRRLGWVANVALVANMLCLLGLIALLPGAVLTLPGIAGLVLTVGMAVDTNVIIFERIKDKMREGRSLAQAIDSGFDSAFATILDANITTMITAVVLYAIGNGPIQGFALTLGLGLLTSMFTGVFASRAMINLVWGKDSRRNVRV
- a CDS encoding phasin family protein; translation: MYTDFFKTFSDQTEKNLQPYFKFNKLVTKNVEVLTELQLNAIRTYSEMGLAQMKAASEVKDVTSLASFNGQQLNVLTKLSQQMLDDSNKLQAIAKEFKDDVEKLTSENLKTVTPA
- a CDS encoding acetyl-CoA C-acetyltransferase, with translation MEKVFIVAAKRTPIGAFGGSLKTVAAGELASVAIKGAIEQAKVDASLIDEVIVGNVVSAAQGMGIGRQAAILAGIPAEVPAYTLNMVCGSGMKTVMDGVSHIRSGDAKVVVAAGVEVMSQIPFTVPANVRDGNKMGHMALQDLLIADGLTDVFNQYHMGVTAENVAKEVGITRDQQDEYALASQQKAVAAIEAGKFKDEIVPVEVTVRRQTVTFDTDEYPKANATLEALKGLRPAFDKEGTVTAGNASGINDGASAVILASEQAVKEYGLQPIAEVVSYAQSGLDPKIMGLGPVEAVSKALEKAQLNTADIDVYELNEAFAAQALGVIHQLADKHQVPVTSIQDKANPNGGAIALGHPLGASGNRILVTLIHELQKQNGQYGVASLCVGGGMGTAVIVKAVK